In Grus americana isolate bGruAme1 chromosome 27 unlocalized genomic scaffold, bGruAme1.mat SUPER_27_unloc_1, whole genome shotgun sequence, one genomic interval encodes:
- the LOC129200040 gene encoding antigen WC1.1-like, with translation MSDAAVVCKQLDCGSAVQAHLYGYFGPGSGPIWMYGVQCDGNEAALSDCTNTEFYRDYCDHTLDAGVTCSGFVQLVGGDSPCSGRVEIYDKDQWKAVCDSDFGPKATDVVCGELQCGVALSMPGAAHFGKSGGSIWDRELQCLGNESLLASCPRGSPRDQPCTQANTAGLTCTKYTGFRLVNGSTACDGRVEVQVLGTWGTLCASRWDLLDAHVLCRHLNCGFAESIPGGGHFGRGTGPTWRESFHCDGTEGHLGQCPVTALGASPCSHENVAAVICSGDSASLRLVGGGSRCDGRVEIFQRGMWGRVLDDQWDMQEASVVCRQLRCGEAETAYNPPKPERGTGPVGLRGVRCAGHEASLTLCNTSLAESALAAGIAEDVGVVCWGSRQVRLVNGSGRCAGRVEIYYQGSWGTICDDGWDLPDATVVCHQLGCGGAVEAVGSARFGEGSGQIWLESVNCSGAEAALWDCPAGSWGKHDCGHKEDAGVVCSDFVALRLENSTNCSGRLQVFYNGTWGSVCSNSMTPKTVSLACKELGCGDAKSLERYPTSGRLTGPAWLDRVECGERNSSFWQCPSAPWDPQSCDDLRDETHITCNGRQPETPPALGATCPNSTSCTDREKIRAVGGEKGCSGRVEVWHRGSWGTVCDDSWDMQDAEVACRQLGCGPAVSALGEAAFGEGTGPIWLEKVECRGTEPSLQDCWAQPGDSGACRHKEDAAVNCSAAPRTAAPTPRADPTQGRPTGSGRVSLPVIICIILGALLCLLLALLAGQVWSARAGRRGSERAWEPFPEALYEEIGYSPAWEKQARFSGSGSYSEGSLTKVQPQPGDSEEEDGPGSAPDVPVGPRGDPADGYDDAREVSDPGEDPASGQGDWEMPRAPEEGAGPRDAPGGAKLRSQRSAGAPGAEGDAWSLSPESTGYDDADEVSLAHPPEDTKAVTPELSAQQSLGPGPGQPVPAVQLGAARREERSVQLGEP, from the exons ATGTCTGATGCTGCAGTGGTTTGCAAGCAGCTGGACTGTGGGTCTGCTGTTCAAGCTCATTTGTATGGATACTTTGGGCCAGGATCTGGCCCCATTTGGATGTATGGCGTTCAGTGTGACGGCAACGAGGCTGCCCTGTCTGACTGCACAAACACAGAATTTTATCGAGATTACTGTGATCACACTCTGGATGCTGGAGTTACATGTTCAG GATTTGTCCAGCTGGTTGGAGGGGACAGCCCCTGCTCAGGACGAGTGGAGATCTATGACAAGGACCAGTGGAAAGCTGTCTGTGACTCAGACTTTGGTCCCAAAGCCACTGACGTGGTCTGTGGGGAGCTGCAGTGCGGCGTAGCCCTGTCCATGCCTGGGGCagctcattttggaaaaagtggTGGTTCCATCTgggacagagagctgcagtgttTGGGGAATGAATCCCTTCTCGCCTCCTGCCCAAGAGGGTCCCCCAGGGACCAGCCCTGCACCCAAGCCAACACTGCCGGTCTCACCTGCACAA AGTACACAGGGTTCAGGCTggtgaatggcagcacagcttgTGATGGAAGAGTGGAGGTCCAGGTGCTGGGGACCTGGGGCACCCTCTGTGCTTCCCGTTGGGATCTCTTGGATGCCCATGTTCTCTGTCGCCACCTCAACTGTGGGTTTGCTGAGTCCATTCCTGGAGGAGGGCATTTTGGGAGAGGCACGGGCCCCACCTGGAGAGAGTCATTCCACTGTGATGGGACTGAAGGCCACCTGGGACAGTGCCCAGTGACTGCCCTGGGAGCCTCACCGTGCTCCCACGAGAATGTCGCTGCTGTCATTTGCTCAGGTGA CTCCGCATCCCTGCGGCTGGTGGGTGGAGGGAGCCGGTGTGACGGGCGAGTGGAGATCTTCCAGCGCGGGATGTGGGGCAGAGTCCTGGATGACCAGTGGGACATGCAGGAGGCCAGTGTGGTGTGCCGGCAGCTGCGGTGTGGAGAGGCAGAGACAGCCTACAACCCCCCGAAGCCTGAGAGAGGGACAGGTCCCGTGGGGCTGCGAGGGGTGCGGTGCGCAGGGCATGAGGCCAGCCTGACCCTCTGCAACACCTCCCTGGCCGAGAGTGCACTGGCAGCAGGGATTGCAGAGGATGTGGGGGTCGTTTGCTGGG GGAGCCGGCAGGTCCGGCTGGTGAACGGGTCCGGGCGCTGTGCTGGGAGAGTGGAGATCTACTaccagggcagctgggggaccATCTGTGATGACGGCTGGGACCTGCCCGATGCCACTGTCGTTTGCCACCAGCTGGGCTGCGGAGGGGCGGTGGAGGCAGTTGGCTCTGCTCGGTTTGGGGAAGGCTCCGGGCAGATCTGGCTGGAGAGTGTGAACTGCTCCGGGGCTGAAGCTGCTCTCTGGGACTGCCCGGCAGGGTCCTGGGGGAAGCATGACTGCGGGCACAAAGAGGACGCAGGAGTCGTCTGctcag ATTTCGTGGCCCTGAGGCTGGAGAACAGCACCAACTGCTCCGGGCGCCTGCAGGTTTTCTATAACGGGACATGGGGGAGCGTTTGCTCCAACTCAATGACTCCCAAAACGGTGTCGCTGGCCtgcaaggagctgggctgtggggatgcAAAATCCTTGGAACGATACCCGACCTCTGGCAGGCTGACTGGCCCCGCCTGGCTGGATCGCGTGGAGTGTGGGGAGAGAAACAGCTCCTTCTGGCagtgtccctctgctccctgggacCCACAGTCCTGCGATGACCTGCGAGATGAGACCCACATCACCTGCAACG ggagaCAGCCAGAAACGCCCCCGGCCCTGGGGGCCACATGCCCAAACTCCACGAGCTGCACAG aCAGGGAGAAGATTCGTGCCGTGGGAGGCGAGAAGGGGTGCTCGGGCAGAGTGGAGGTGTGGCACCGTGGCTCCTGGGGGACGGTGTGCGACGACTCGTGGGACATGCAGGATGCTGAGGTGgcatgcaggcagctgggctgtggccccGCAGTGTCTGCCCTGGGCGAGGCTGCCTTTGGGGAGGGGACGGGCCCCATCTGGCTGGAGAAGGTGGAGTGCCGGGGGACAGAGCCGTCTCTGCAGGACTGCTgggcccagcctggggacagcggTGCCTGCCGGCATAAGGAGGACGCTGCCGTGAACTGCTcgg ctgcacccaggacagcagcaccaaCCCCCCGAGCAG ATCCCACCCAGGGCCGTCCGACGGGCAGCGGGAGAGTCTCATTGCCCGTCATCATCTGCATCATCCTGGGAGcccttctctgcctgctcctggccctcCTGGCTGGGCAAGTGTGGAGCGCTAGGGCTGGGCGCAGAG GCTCCGAGAGAGCTTGGGAGCCCTTCCCTGAGGCCCTGTATGAGGAGATCGGTTACAGCCCGGCGTGGGAGAAGCAGGCGAGGTTCAGCGGCTCAG GCTCCTATTCAGAGGGATCCCTGACCaaggtgcagccccagcccggggacagtgaggaggaggatggtccGGGGTCAGCACCAG aCGTCCCTGTCGGGCCCAGAGGTGACCCAGCAGATGGCTATGATGATGCCAGGGAGGTTTCTGACCCTGGGGAGGATCCTGCCTCTGGTCAGGGAGACTGGGAAATGCCCAGGGccccagaggagggagcagggcccagggATGCACCTGGAG gggCAAAGCTGCGCTCCCAGAGAAGTGCTGGGGCCCCTGGAGCTGAGGGAGATGCCTGGTCCCTGTCCCCGGAGAGCACAGGCTATGACGATGCTGACGAGGTGTCTCTGGCACATCCCCCTGAGGACACAAAGGCTGTGACGCCAGAGCTCAGTGCCCAACAGTCCCTGGGCCCCGGGCCAGGACAGCCCGTCCCTGCCGTGCAGCTGggtgcagccaggagggaggagaggtctgtgcagctgggagagccGTGA